One window from the genome of Cryptomeria japonica chromosome 6, Sugi_1.0, whole genome shotgun sequence encodes:
- the LOC131077440 gene encoding cytochrome P450 76T24-like — MIFSTRVFDPHNPASAAFNHSVCELMRLGGKPNLVDYFPFLRFLDPQGVCRQMAKHFKEMYDFVDLFLQKRLASGSESHRKNDSMKDFLDVLLDFRSQEFTLVDIRALIAEFFIAGTETTTSTVEWAMAEFIRNPQKLNRVRQELDEVVGCNRRLEESDLDRLPYLHTAVKEIFRLHTPVPLLLPQKAESSCVLQGIVIPKDSQVLVNVWASGRDPSIWKKPSEFLPERFLEGENSKIDYKGQNFELIPFGAGRRICAGLPLASRMVQLILALLLHSFEWMLPDGRSCEEMDMTDELGITLKKSAELTLIPVPRLSHHAYEQ; from the exons ATGATCTTCAGCACAAGAGTCTTCGATCCCCACAATCCAGCTTCTGCGGCCTTCAACCATTCCGTCTGTGAACTGATGAGGCTCGGAGGAAAGCCCAATTTGGTGGACTATTTCCCGTTTCTACGGTTCCTGGACCCGCAGGGCGTGTGCCGTCAGATGGCCAAGCATTTCAAGGAAATGTATGACTTTGTGGATTTGTTCCTACAGAAAAGGCTCGCCTCCGGAAGTGAAAGTCATAGGAAGAACGACTCCATGAAGGATTTTCTGGATGTTCTGCTGGATTTCAGAAGTCAAGAATTCACACTCGTTGATATTCGAGCCTTGATAGCT gaattttttatcGCCGGTACTGAAACAACAACCTCAACAGTAGAATGGGCCATGGCAGAATTCATTCGCAATCCGCAGAAACTAAACCGAGTCCGACAAGAATTGGATGAAGTAGTTGGATGCAACAGAAGATTGGAAGAATCTGACTTAGATCGTTTGCCTTATCTTCATACAGCTGTTAAAGAAATATTCCGATTGCACACCCCAGTTCCCCTGCTGCTTCCCCAAAAAGCTGAAAGCTCGTGCGTGCTCCAGGGAATTGTGATACCCAAAGACAGCCAGGTATTGGTGAACGTGTGGGCCAGTGGGAGGGACCCTTCAATTTGGAAGAAGCCCTCAGAATTTCTGCCCGAGAGATTTTTGGAGGGTGAGAATAGCAAGATAGATTACAAGGGACAAAACTTTGAGCTAATTCCGTTCGGAGCAGGAAGAAGGATTTGTGCTGGGCTTCCATTGGCAAGTCGTATGGTTCAATTGATTTTGGCTTTGTTACTTCATTCATTTGAGTGGATGCTTCCGGACGGGAGGAGCTGTGAAGAGATGGACATGACTGACGAGCTTGGAATTACTTTAAAGAAGTCTGCAGAGTTAACTCTAATCCCCGTACCACGTCTCTCACATCATGCATATGAGCAATAG